A single Betaproteobacteria bacterium DNA region contains:
- a CDS encoding NAD-dependent deacylase produces MHDARRVVVLTGAGISAESGIPTFRDAMTGLWARFRPEELAT; encoded by the coding sequence ATGCACGACGCCCGCCGCGTGGTCGTGCTCACCGGCGCCGGCATCTCGGCCGAATCCGGCATCCCCACCTTCCGCGATGCCATGACCGGTCTCTGGGCACGCTTCCGCCCGGAAGAGCTCGCCAC